A stretch of Ipomoea triloba cultivar NCNSP0323 chromosome 13, ASM357664v1 DNA encodes these proteins:
- the LOC116002895 gene encoding putative late blight resistance protein homolog R1A-4 — translation MACVPLTSLMNTIQFEFLKPRPPVILDEDTARMMNSLYQNVGFLLAFLEEFEKKPGNDDAAIKDLEAKIRDLAHSAEDGIESNLTNIYMEAGAAKDKDMMLCQNLRQVANDTHQFVNRIKREYYDSTVQDSPKVHTLSSDLESISLSESSQLFSKPKVGHSSFNLLTTNCTAWMKYIIFTVIMLPKIIFNLCVSKLSIWLGKSPKPKVEGRMVGHSSELNTIKDQLTRHPFGERKVISILGMGGIGKTTLARRLYEDPSVISHFEVCAWTTVSQEVNLRRILCDLLLQSFSFSSTQVNTNGSTGELAQQLQRRLKCTRYLVVVDDVWETSVWDYLTRCFPESGGSRVLLTTQLKEIADYTTTSGTYLHNLHFLDSNQSWDLFCNNVFCKQPLPSEFETIGRNIVDKCRGLPLAIVVVAGLVSKLNNTLDDWKNVEREISCLASTDLGEQCSRILNLSYNHLPQHLKACFLYLGVFYENSEIPVKKLVRLWVAEGFVKLVSDKRLEEVGVEYLQDLVSRSLVLIHKCKPNGQIKTCRMHNLLHGLCIREARKLNLLYIKDDGYDHVGACRWLSFRSPKPKNYDIIRNNYKKARSVLCLYNDDEIAMVNDPKPVRFSLLRVLDLTSPLYTKGVYVPFTDLSDLVLLKYLAWFVGSEGLEIILSKNQKLQTLLVSHSAAEWEEDSSLLPSTIWGSPQLRHLEFKNSLRVEPPSMVKEKLQTLYWLSISHCTEEVFSMIPNINTLGILCKRGSISHSNGTYSLKFLQCLDQLEDLTIESDYPIFEHLPPRCIDVFPRKLRKLKLSGTHLPLEDIEAIALLPSLEVLKLKTDSLLGPE, via the exons atggctTGTGTTCCTCTAACTTCTCTGATGAATACAATCCAGTTTGAGTTCTTAAAACCCAGACCACCTGTGATTCTTGATGAAGATACAGCACGTATGATGAATTCTCTCTACCAGAATGTTGGTTTCTTGCTCGCCTTTCTTGAGGAATTCGAGAAGAAACCAGGAAATGATGATGCTGCAATCAAAGATTTGGAAGCCAAAATCAGGGACTTGGCTCATTCAGCAGAAGACGGAATCGAATCAAATCTGACAAACATTTACATGGAGGCGGGGGCAGCTAAAGATAAAGATATGATGCTCTGTCAGAACCTACGACAAGTAGCCAACGACACTCACCAGTTTGTTAACAGAATTAAACGAGAATACTATGATTCTACCGTCCAAGATTCGCCAAAG GTACATACCCTTTCGTCAGATCTTGAGAGCATTTCGTTGAGCGAATCTTCACAGCTGTTCTCAAAGCCAAAGGTTGGGCATAGCAGTTTTAATTTGCTTACAACGAATTGCACTGCATGGAtgaaatacattatattcacggtaataatgttaccaaaaattatatttaatttgtgtgtAAGTAAATTGAGCATTTGGTTAGGCAAATCTCCAAAGCCAAAGGTGGAGGGCAGAATGGTTGGGCATAGCAGTGAACTGAATACAATAAAGGATCAGCTCACTCGTCACCCATTTGGAGAACGAAAAGTCATTTCAATTCTTGGAATGGGTGGTATCGGCAAGACAACTTTAGCAAGGAGACTCTATGAAGATCCATCAGTCATATCCCACTTTGAAGTTTGCGCATGGACTACTGTGTCTCAAGAAGTTAATCTCAGACGCATACTCTGCGACCTTCTTCTTCAGTCCTTTAGCTTCTCCTCCACCCAAGTGAATACTAATGGAAGCACAGGTGAACTGGCCCAACAATTGCAGAGGCGTTTGAAGTGTACGAGGTATCTGGTCGTGGTGGATGACGTATGGGAAACCAGTGTTTGGGATTATCTCACCAGATGTTTTCCTGAAAGTGGTGGTAGTAGAGTATTGCTGACCACTCAGCTAAAAGAAATTGCTGACTACACTACTACTTCAGGTACCTATCTTCATAACTTGCATTTTCTAGATTCTAACCAGAGTTGGGATCTATTCTGCAATAACGTTTTCTGCAAACAACCCTTGCCTTCCGAATTTGAGACAATTGGAAGGAACATTGTTGACAAGTGTAGAGGGTTACCCCTCGCGATTGTTGTAGTTGCTGGACTTGTATCCAAACTCAACAACACACTTGATGATTGGAAAAATGTTGAGAGAGAAATAAGTTGTCTTGCTAGTACAGATCTTGGTGAACAGTGTTCAAGAATACTGAATTTAAGCTACAACCACTTACCTCAGCATTTGAAAGCTTGCTTTTTGTATTTAGGAGTTTTCTATGAAAATAGTGAAATTCCTGTTAAAAAGCTTGTTAGGCTTTGGGTGGCAGAGGGGTTTGTGAAGTTAGTGAGTGATAAGAGATTGGAGGAAGTGGGTGTTGAGTATTTACAAGACCTTGTTAGTAGAAGTTTAGTCCTAATTCACAAGTGTAAACCTAACGGCCAAATCAAGACATGTAGGATGCATAATCTCCTGCATGGGCTTTGCATAAGAGAAGCTAGAAAGCTAAACCTTTTGTACATTAAAGACGATGGTTATGATCATGTTGGTGCTTGTCGTTGGCTAAGTTTTAGATCACCAAAGCCCAAGAATTATGATATAATTCGCAACAATTACAAAAAAGCTCGTTCTGTTTTGTGCTTGTATAATGATGATGAGATAGCAATGGTGAATGATCCAAAGCCTGTAAGGTTCAGCTTGTTAAGAGTTCTTGATTTAACTTCTCCTTTGTACACCAAGGGAGTTTATGTGCCTTTCACAGATCTTTCTGATCTAGTTCTTCTAAAATACCTTGCTTGGTTTGTGGGCTCGGAGGGTCTCGAGATCATACTGTCTAAGAATCAGAAACTGCAGACGTTGCTTGTTTCGCATAGTGCAGCTGAGTGGGAAGAGGACTCTTCCCTTTTGCCATCCACAATTTGGGGGTCACCACAATTAAGGCATCTCGAATTCAAAAACTCTTTGAGGGTGGAGCCTCCAAGCATGGTGAAAGAGAAGTTGCAAACTTTGTATTGGTTGAGCATATCGCATTGCACGGAAGAAGTGTTCTCTATGATTCCAAACATAAACACATTGGGGATCCTTTGTAAGCGTGGATCCATATCTCATAGTAATGGTACTTATAGTTTGAAGTTTCTTCAGTGTTTGGATCAGCTCGAGGATTTAACCATTGAATCTGACTATCCCATTTTTGAGCATTTGCCCCCTCGATGTATTGATGTGTTTCCCCGCAAGCTTAGGAAGCTAAAACTAAGTGGAACTCATTTACCACTTGAAGATATAGAAGCAATTGCTTTGTTGCCTAGCCTCGAggtgttaaaacttaaaacggATTCTCTTCTTGGACCTGAGTAG